In a single window of the Balaenoptera acutorostrata chromosome 3, mBalAcu1.1, whole genome shotgun sequence genome:
- the LOC103020141 gene encoding disintegrin and metalloproteinase domain-containing protein 20-like, whose protein sequence is MAVGEALVHIRVTLLLLSFGVSLFISDHSQARASQHFSSQELVIPLKVTGRGRNAKAPGWLSYSLRFGGQRHIAHMRVKKFLVSRHLPVFTYTDQRALRQDQPFVPDDCYYHGYVEGVPKSLVALSTCSGGFRGILQINDLAYEIEPVRFSATFEHLVYKIDNDDTQFPPMRCGLTEEEIARQLESQELHNFTLMQSSYTGWWTHLRFLELVVVVDNLRFIHSESNVSVVQREILDVVNVIGSLYHSLELDVILTGLEVWTEGNPVPIDNIDKLLEDFAVWKYFNLDARLSHDAAHLFIKKSFGIKLGLAYVGGICQRPFNSGVNVFEDESLYAFAIVVTHELGHNLGMQHDTEWCVCELQWCIMFPAREVTNKFSNCSYAEYWDNLISNGLCLYSPPHPGNIFRLKYCGNLVVEEGEECDCGTIEQCINDPCCLLNCTLKPGAACAFGLCCKDCKVMSSGTLCRKQISECDLPEWCNGTSHQCPEDVYVQDGIPCSDGAYCYQKSCNNHDEQCREIFGKDARSAPQSCYKEINTQGNRFGHCGIKDTQYVKCASPDILCGRVQCENVGVIPNLIEHSTVHQLHFNDTTCWGTDYHIGMSISDIGQVKDGTMCGPGKICIRNKCVSMVHVPQGCQPETCHMKGICNNKQQCHCNPGWAPPYCEHQGNGGSNSSGPPFNPQAEETRLKKGNQPLLWFIPLTCLFLCCILVLCKKHKKKKEAETMKEKETEEEEGD, encoded by the coding sequence ATGGCAGTGGGTGAGGCCCTGGTGCACATCAGAGTCACTCTTCTGCTGCTCTCATTTGGAGTGTCTTTGTTCATTTCTGACCACTCTCAAGCCAGGGCCTCCCAGCACTTCTCCTCTCAAGAATTGGTGATCCCCTTGAAGGTGACTGGCAGGGGCAGAAATGCAAAGGCTCCAGGCTGGCTCTCCTACAGCCTGCGGTTTGGGGGCCAGAGACACATTGCCCACATGAGGGTCAAGAAGTTCTTGGTTTCCAGACACCTCCCAGTGTTCACCTACACAGACCAGCGTGCCCTCCGCCAGGATCAGCCTTTTGTTCCTGATGACTGCTACTATCATGGTTATGTGGAGGGGGTTCCCAAGTCCCTGGTTGCCCTCAGTACTTGTTCTGGAGGTTTTCGAGGAATACTACAGATAAATGATCTTGCTTATGAAATTGAACCAGTTAGGTTTTCTGCCACATTTGAACACCTGGTGTATAAGATAGACAATGATGATACACAGTTCCCACCTATGAGATGTGGgttaacagaagaggaaatagcACGCCAGTTGGAGTCGCAAGAGTTGCATAATTTCACTCTGATGCAAAGTTCTTACACAGGCTGGTGGACCCACTTGCGTTTTCTTGAGTTGGTAGTGGTTGTGGACAATCTTCGATTCATTCACTCGGAAAGTAATGTGTCAGTAGTGCAGCGTGAAATACTTGATGTTGTCAATGTAATAGGTAGCTTGTATCACTCTTTGGAACTTGATGTAATTTTAACTGGGCTTGAAGTCTGGACTGAAGGAAACCCAGTTCCCATCGATAACATAGATAAGCTTTTGGAGGATTTTGCTGTTTGGAAGTATTTTAACCTTGATGCCCGACTGTCACATGATGCGGCCCATCTTTTCATAAAAAAATCATTTGGCATAAAGCTTGGACTTGCCTATGTTGGTGGAATATGCCAGCGTCCTTTTAATAGTGGAGTTAATGTTTTTGAAGACGAGAGTCTGTATGCTTTTGCAATTGTTGTGACCCATGAACTTGGTCATAATTTAGGTATGCAGCATGATActgaatggtgtgtgtgtgaactTCAGTGGTGCATAATGTTTCCTGCCAGAGAGGTGACAAATAAATTCAGCAACTGCAGTTATGCCGAGTATTGGGACAATCTTATCAGTAATGGATTATGTCTTTACTCTCCTCCACATCCAGGGAATATCTTTAGGCTGAAGTATTGTGGGAACCTAGTGGTCGAAGAAGGAGAGGAGTGTGACTGTGGAACCATAGAACAGTGCATAAATGATCCCTGCTGTCTGTTGAATTGCACTCTGAAGCCTGGAGCTGCTTGTGCTTTCGGGCTTTGTTGTAAAGACTGCAAGGTCATGTCATCAGGGACTTTGtgcagaaaacagatcagtgaatGTGACCTTCCGGAGTGGTGCAATGGGACATCCCATCAGTGCCCAGAAGATGTATATGTGCAGGATGGGATTCCCTGTAGTGATGGTGCCTACTGCTATCAAAAGAGCTGTAATAACCATGATGAACAGTGCAGGGAGATATTTGGCAAAGATGCAAGGAGTGCACCTCAGAGTTGCTACAAAGAAATCAACACCCAAGGAAATCGATTTGGTCACTGTGGTATCAAAGACACACAATACGTAAAATGTGCATCCCCTGATATCCTGTGTGGGAGAGTTCAGTGTGAAAATGTGGGAGTAATTCCTAATCTGATAGAACATTCCACAGTGCATCAGCTTCACTTCAATGACACCACTTGTTGGGGCACTGATTATCATATAGGGATGTCCATATCTGATATTGGTCAAGTGAAAGACGGCACAATGTGTGGTCCAGGAAAGATATGTATCCGCAACAAGTGTGTCAGTATGGTTCACGTGCCACAAGGCTGTCAGCCTGAGACCTGCCACATGAAGGGGATCTGCAATAATAAACAACAATGTCACTGCAATCCTGGATGGGCACCTCCCTACTGCGAACACCAAGGCAATGGAGGTAGTAATAGTAGTGGCCCACCTTTTAATCCCCAAGCAGAAGAGACAAGACTGAAGAAGGGAAACCAGCCATTATTGTGGTTTATTCCtttgacttgtttatttttatgttgcaTCCTTGTGCTTTGtaagaaacataaaaagaagaaggaggcagaaacgatgaaagaaaaagagactgaGGAGGAAGAAGGTGACTAA